A stretch of Aspergillus nidulans FGSC A4 chromosome VI DNA encodes these proteins:
- a CDS encoding sugar porter family MFS transporter (transcript_id=CADANIAT00009854) translates to MGKKDEDIGVEAPVQDSYHIESSNSSDMGKKDGEVAREWAHDIKQGDEEAALKTKLHNPLAVLTREQLLKDVEQFAREKGLEHILPDLRKGALVAQNPKIFEDIPDLSEEDKNHLRREKTHRWHQPFMMYFMTSKSFPAQPSSKEWIKLPSTERRSKTGFTAFAYIADDNLRYYFPEFGVTNTWLQGLINGAPYLCSCLVGCWTTAPLNRYFGRRGCIFISCFISFAATFWMCAAHTWWNLLLGRFMLGLAVGAKSTTTPVYASECAPTAIRGALAMQWQTWTAFGIMLGYISSVAFMNVQSDTLQGLNWRLMFGVTAIPPMLVCAQVYFCPESPRWYMIRNRYHAAYDALCKLRPSKFQAARDLYYIHAALQVEEKLREGKQLWREMFTVPRNRRAAQSSFFVMFMQQFCGVNAIMYYSSSMFTDAGFSRENALLVSLGCGITNWLFAVPAIYTIDTFGRRNLLLTTFPFMALFLFWTGFSFYIEGEQTRTAMVATGIYLFMIVYSPGEGPVPFTYSAEAFPLYIRDVGMSFATATTWGFNFIVSLTWLSLRDAFTPQGAFAWYAAWNIFGWITAYFCLPETKALSLEELDQVFSVPTTQHAKHYAEMLPWYFKKWILRQDVEPQKQLYEYH, encoded by the exons ATGGgtaagaaggatgaggatatcgGCGTGGAGGCTCCAGTCCAGGACTCCTACCATATCGAGTCGTCCAACTCCAGCGACATGGGCAAGAAGGATGGCGAGGTTGCGCGGGAATGGGCGCACGACATCAAGcaaggcgatgaagaggcggccttgaagacgaagctgcATAACCCCTTGGCTGTTTTGACGCGCGAGCAGTTGCTGAAAGATGTCGAGCAGTTCGCTAGAGAGAAAGGTCTCGAGCACATCCTCCCCGACCTTCGGAAAGGCGCTCTGGTGGCACAGAACCCCAAAATATTTGAAGATATTCCAGACttgagcgaggaggacaagaaccATCTCCGCAGGGAAAAAACGCACCGTTGGCATCAGCCGTTTATGATGTACTTTATGACCAGTAAGTCCTTTCCTGCTC AGCCATCGTCCAAGGAATGGATCAAACTGCCGTCAACGGAGCGCAGGAGTAAGACTGGTTTCACAGCGTTCGCGTATATTGCTGACGACAATCTTAGGTATTACTTCCCTGAATTTGGCGTCACCAACACCTGGCTCCAGGGTCTTATTAACGGTGCTCCGTACCTTTGCTCATGCCTGGTTGGATGCTGGACAACCGCACCTCTGAACCGCTACTTTGGCCGCCGCGGGTGCATCTTTATATCGTgcttcatctccttcgcAGCCACGTTCTGGATGTGCGCCGCCCACACGTGGTGGAACCTCT TGCTCGGCAGATTCATGCTCGGTCTCGCGGTGGGTGCAAAGTCTACCACGACGCCGGTCTATGCATCGGAGTGCGCTCCTACAGCTATCCGCGGTGCTCTTGCAATGCAGTGGCAGACATGGACTGCTTTTGGAATCATGCTGG GTTATATCTCGTCTGTAGCGTTCATGAATGTCCAGAGTGACACGCTCCAAGGCCTCAATTGGAGATTGATGTTTGGAGTCACCGCTATCCC GCCCATGCTTGTGTGTGCCCAGGTCTACTTCTGCCCCGAGTCGCCCAGGTGGTATATGATCCGGAATCGTTACCACGCTGCATACGATGCCCTCTGCAAGCTGCGTCCATCGAAGTTCCAAGCGGCGCGGGACCTCTACTACATCCATGCAGCACTGCAAGTTGAGGAGAAACTCCGTGAGGGCAAACAGCTCTGGCGGGAGATGTTCACCGTCCCGAGAAACCGACGTGCAGCACAgtcttccttcttcgtcatgtTCATGCAGCAG TTCTGCGGCGTCAACGCCATCATGTATTACTCCTCGTCCATGTTCACCGACGCAGGGTTCAGCCGAGAAAACGCGCTCCTTGTATCCCTGGGCTGTGGGATAACGAACTGGCTTTTCGCCGTACCGGCTATCTACACAATCGACACGTTCGGGCGACggaacctcctcctcaccaCTTTCCCCTTCATggctctcttcctcttctggacGGGCTTCTCGTTCTACATCGAGGGCGAGCAGACTCGCACCGCCATGGTGGCAACGGGGATTTACCTGTTCATGATCGTCTACTCGCCAGGGGAAGGCCCAGTGCCATTCACATACTCTGCTGAGGCATTC CCTCTCTACATCCGCGACGTCGGCATGTCCTTCGCAACGGCCACGACATGGGGCTTCAACTTCATCGTCAGTCTGACCTGGCTCTCGTTGAGAGACGCATTTACGCCGCAGGGTGCATTTGCGTGGTACGCTGCCTGGAACATATTTGGCTGGATAACAGCATACTTTTGTCTGCCGGAGACAAAGGCACTCTccctcgaagaactggacCAGGTGTTCTCTGTGCCCACGACGCAGCATGCGAAGCACTATGCGGAGATGTTGCCCTGGTACTTTAAGAAGTGGATCCTCAGACAGGATGTCGAgccgcagaagcagctctATGAGTACCACTAA
- a CDS encoding uncharacterized protein (transcript_id=CADANIAT00009853) — translation MHFSKASIAIALQLGLGYAGLTSAAGCGEFDACIGTEHCVTKTFTTPVSTVVATCVPTPTCIGVYGDCTSGTSPICCSGYCAASKCRSTDSDWPNCSEDLGPCIADENCCYGNKCVEGLCVRG, via the exons ATGCACTTCTCTAAGGCATCCATTGCCATCGCGCTCCAGCTGGGCCTGGGCT ACGCCGGCCTCACGTCCGCCGCCGGATGTGGTGAATTCGATGCCTGCATCGGGACCGAGCACTGCGTGACCAAGACGTTCACCACGCCCGTCTCAACCGTCGTTGCCACCTGCGTGCCTACCCCGACCTGTATCGGCGTTTATG GCGACTGCACCTCGGGCACCAGCCCGATCTGTTGTTCGGGATACTGTGCGGCCAGCAAATGCCGGAGCACGGATAGTGACTGGCCCAACTGCTCAGAGGATCTGGGACCATGTATCGCGGACGAGAATTGCTGCTATGGAAATAAGTGCGTTGAAGGGCTTTGTGTACGTGGTTAA
- a CDS encoding NPP1 family protein (transcript_id=CADANIAT00009852), translating into MVSRTLLASLAASAAAIPLTPNAGLLTRDVIDHDAVVGFDETVPDSKIGDMYLAYKPYLKVVSGCVPFPAVDAEGNTSGGLQPSGGSSDGCDSSTGQVYARSTMTDGTDSTYGPAIMYSWYMPKDEPSTGLGHRHDWEGVIVWLSSSSSTSADNILAVCPSAHGDWNCSTDGFTLTDSTHPLIQYYNVWPVNHQLGLTSTVGGTQPLIAWESLTDAAQNALQTTDFGDATVPFKDSTFSANLGEATY; encoded by the exons ATGGTCTCCCGCACTCTCCTCGCGTCGCTCGctgcctctgcagctgccaTCCCTTTAACCCCCAATGCGGGCCTCCTCACCCGCGATGTAATCGACCACGACGCAGTCGTCGGTTTCGACGAGACCGTCCCCGACTCTAAAATTGGAGACATGTACCTTGCCTACAAGCCCTATCTCAAAGTCGTGAGCGGCTGCGTGCCATTCCCCGCGGTTGATGCTGAAG GCAACACAAGCGGCGGCCTCCAACCCTCTGGCGGTTCCTCCGACGGATGCGACAGCTCCACCGGCCAAGTCTACGCCCGCTCAACCATGACCGACGGCACGGATAGCACCTACGGCCCCGCGATTATGTACAGCTGGTATATGCCGAAAGACGAGCCATCGACGGGCCTCGGCCACCGCCATGACTGGGAAGGCGTAATCGTCTGgctctcctcatcctcctccacgTCCGCAGACAACATCCTCGCCGTCTGCCCGTCTGCCCACGGAGACTGGAACTGCAGCACCGACGGTTTCACGCTGACGGACAGTACGCATCCGCTCATCCAGTACTATAATGTTTGGCCAGTTAATCATCAGCTTGGGCTTACGAGTACCGTTGGAGGCACTCAGCCGCTGATTGCATGGGAGAGCTTGACGGATGCGGCCCAGAATGCGCTGCAGACTACAGACTTTGGGGACGCGACAGTGCCGTTCAAAGACTCCACGTTCTCAGCGAATCTGGGGGAGGCGACGTACTAG
- a CDS encoding 5'/3'-nucleotidase SurE (transcript_id=CADANIAT00009851): protein MRSTQALALALALVPLASAINIISSNDDGWAEINIRQLFSTLTSAGHSVVLSAPAENKSGSGMSAWDLTRQKTPANQTSCPADSGSYGSNETDPRLNWVNSYPVTSIAYGIDTLSPQFFDGPPDLAVSGPNVGSNLGLAVYIAGTVGAANYAATTGGIPAIAFSGADGSSTAWDAEVPAYSSIYAELAAKVVERVVSGGTPYLPDDVWLNVNFPSVEGCNTANDFSFVLSRILTALPLVTDDDVETCGSTRLPTENDVVDTDGCYVSISVGAADKSDADATLQGIVLEKLGDLLTCLP from the exons ATGCGCTCAACTCAGGCACTCGCCCTAGCCCTCGCCCTTGTCCCGTTGGCTTCggccatcaatatcatctcGTCTAATGACGACGGGTGGGCGGAGATCAATATTAGGCAGCTGTTCAGCACCCTGACGTCTGCTGGTCATTCGGTCGTCCTGTCCGCCCCAGCAGAGAACAAGTCCGGCTCTGGCATGTCTGCCTGGGACTTGACCCGCCAGAAGACACCAGCTAACCAAACCAG CTGCCCAGCTGACAGTGGTTCCTACGGGTCCAATGAAACAGACCCGCGCCTTAATTGGGTGAATTCGTACCCCGTCACCTCCATCGCGTACGGCATCGACACTCTGTCGCCGCAATTCTTCGACGGACCGCCTGACCTCGCCGTTTCCGGGCCCAACGTCGGCAGCAACCTCGGTCTTGCAGTCTATATCGCTGGAACAGTTGGCGCTGCAAACTATGCCGCCACTACTGGTGGGATTCCTGCGATCGCGTTTTCAGGGGCAGACGGGTCTTCCACGGCGTGGGATGCCGAAGTGCCCGCCTACAGCAGCATCTACGCAGAACTCGCGGCAAAGGTAGTTGAGCGAGTCGTGAGCGGGGGCACGCCGTACCTCCCCGATGATGTTTGGCTGAATGTCAACTTCCCGAGCGTCGAGGGGTGCAACACCGCCAACGACTTTAGCTTCGTCCTTTCCCGGATTCTTACGGCACTTCCGCTGGTTacggatgatgatgttgagacATGCGGGTCGACTCGCCTGCCAACGGAGAATGATGTTGTGGACACGGACGGATGCTATGTTAGTATCTCGGTGGGGGCCGCTGATAAGTCAGATGCGGATGCAACGTTGCAGGGGATTGTGCTGGAAAAATTGGGTGATTTGTTGACTTGCTTGCCGTAG
- a CDS encoding protein bnfA (transcript_id=CADANIAT00009850) → MAMAPVKFTKPPDLSGRTPIYRLSKTVPPPAPAPQPSASPQFVNKGSQAHTSHYQPPYPPHPPPFNIPHTVSPASQPGPQPQSTPQDNKENAFAHTPQSLDSPAQGSPPMTKRRGRKLQENETLILVNCCLEYQSLYNDNPQRFWYCVATSLKRQIKRNFSSHSCRQIVEELVVERRERRRDVAAGKVKEQPLTELVLATDKWISFMDTASGGTIASPAPLMKRAALDIPDDSNAKRPKPHEPAPSVPPPAVSQPQPLSQPPSQPPSQPMPLSMPVAQPMPPYTPYPNAGLTMPSGPTIAAEFQTLKVDIRSLRMDVQGLRREMVEVRQELNTKLDLILQALQQVKAQTEAKET, encoded by the coding sequence ATGGCGATGGCCCCCGTCAAGTTCACCAAGCCCCCCGACTTGTCTGGCCGCACTCCGATCTATCGCCTCAGCAAAACGGTCCCTCCGCCGGCTCCGGCGCCCCAGCCGAGCGCCAGTCCCCAATTCGTCAACAAGGGCAGTCAGGCACATACCTCCCACTACCAACCGCCGTaccctcctcaccctcctcccTTCAATATTCCCCATACCGTATCACCGGCTTCGCAGCCCGGTCCGCAGCCGCAGTCCACACCACAAGATAACAAGGAAAATGCATTCGCGCACACACCGCAGAGCCTCGATTCCCCCGCGCAAGGGTCGCCGCCCATGACCAAACGTCGCGGGAGGAAGCTGCAGGAGAACGAGACGCTCATCTTGGTCAACTGCTGCTTGGAATATCAGAGCTTGTACAATGATAATCCACAGCGGTTCTGGTACTGCGTCGCGACGAGCCTCAAACGGCAGATCAAGCGCAATTTCTCGTCGCACTCGTGTCGCCAAATCGTCGAGGAACTGGTCGTCGAGCGCCGCGAGCGCCGACGGGATGTTGCGGCGGGGAAGGTTAAAGAGCAACCGCTGACCGAGCTTGTGCTTGCAACGGACAAGTGGATCTCGTTCATGGACACGGCGTCTGGAGGTACCATCGCGTCTCCGGCGCCGCTGATGAAACGGGCGGCCCTAGATATCCCGGATGACTCGAACGCGAAGCGACCCAAACCGCACGAACCCGCGCCCTCCGTCCCACCGCCAGCCGTATCGCAACCGCAGCCATTATCGCAACCACCGTCGCAACCACCGTCACAGCCGATGCCGTTATCAATGCCGGTCGCCCAGCCCATGCCTCCGTATACGCCGTACCCGAACGCCGGACTGACGATGCCCAGCGGGCCTACAATCGCGGCCGAGTTTCAGACCTTAAAGGTAGATATCCGGAGCTTGCGGATGGACGTGCAGGGGTTGAGGCGGGAAATGGTCGAGGTGCGACAAGAGTTGAACACCAAGCTGGACTTGATTCTGCAGGCGCTGCAACAGGTCAAGGCGCAGACTGAGGCAAAGGAAACATGA